A DNA window from Mycolicibacter hiberniae contains the following coding sequences:
- a CDS encoding adenylate/guanylate cyclase domain-containing protein, which produces MDRIWQWTWDRFAARYSWAIYVVTCGIVLAVLLVSAFVIVAFEGDSHYVEAAVFIVACVPVVAFVNVLPGLGGARLIEQWAAGHRVDPATALEANYRWARTTVTRAIVGTGLMVALAAVVVGAIAGATGSRLVQYAILGAAIGTAVQLVGVRSFVEGAMRPVRIAIAGDTETGDCMPRSRPTFAAWTNTAMLAGVFQNAVSGAMLGAVFLRTGADPVRAVVIGIAMTLGYAIPITVGAAFSQSLLPIRDLARGTERVAGGDYSHRLPVVQDDDLGALAASFNRMQAGLAERQRLQVAFGTYVDPALSARLLEQGDDAFMGERREVSVMFIDIREFTAFAEVHSAEDTVARLNAVLEIVVPAVLDAGGHVNKFLGDGTMTVFGAPNALDDHADAAVSAAVAIHRRVTDRFGGDLRIGIGINTGKVIAGTIGAGGHLEFAVIGDTTNVASRVEQLTKKTGDAILLTRQTVDALAVRPSGLIDRGSYSVKGKSAAVQVFGLDPTEIRPD; this is translated from the coding sequence ATGGATCGCATCTGGCAATGGACCTGGGATCGATTCGCGGCGAGGTACTCCTGGGCTATCTACGTGGTCACCTGCGGCATTGTGCTCGCAGTACTCCTTGTTTCGGCGTTTGTCATCGTGGCCTTCGAGGGGGACAGTCACTACGTCGAAGCGGCCGTGTTCATCGTGGCCTGTGTGCCGGTGGTCGCATTCGTGAATGTGCTTCCCGGGCTGGGCGGCGCCCGCCTCATCGAGCAGTGGGCAGCCGGCCATCGGGTCGATCCCGCAACGGCACTGGAAGCCAACTACCGCTGGGCCCGGACCACCGTCACCCGGGCAATCGTCGGTACCGGCCTCATGGTGGCCCTGGCAGCGGTCGTCGTTGGAGCGATTGCCGGGGCGACGGGATCGCGGCTGGTGCAGTACGCGATCCTGGGCGCGGCTATCGGAACGGCCGTCCAGCTGGTCGGTGTGCGCAGCTTCGTGGAGGGCGCGATGCGACCCGTGCGGATAGCCATCGCCGGCGACACCGAAACCGGTGACTGCATGCCCCGCTCCCGGCCGACCTTTGCCGCTTGGACAAACACGGCCATGCTGGCGGGCGTCTTCCAGAACGCCGTGTCCGGCGCGATGTTGGGAGCGGTGTTTCTGCGGACCGGTGCGGATCCTGTGCGTGCCGTCGTGATCGGGATCGCGATGACGCTCGGCTACGCGATTCCGATCACGGTCGGTGCCGCATTCTCCCAATCCCTGTTGCCGATACGCGACCTCGCACGAGGCACTGAGCGTGTGGCAGGCGGGGACTACAGCCACCGACTGCCGGTGGTCCAAGACGATGACCTGGGCGCGCTGGCGGCATCGTTCAACCGCATGCAGGCGGGTTTGGCTGAGCGGCAACGACTTCAGGTGGCATTTGGGACCTATGTCGATCCGGCTCTGTCGGCGCGGCTGCTCGAACAGGGTGACGATGCCTTCATGGGTGAGCGCCGCGAGGTGAGCGTGATGTTCATCGACATCCGGGAATTCACCGCGTTCGCCGAGGTCCATTCCGCGGAGGACACCGTCGCGCGGCTCAACGCGGTACTCGAGATCGTGGTGCCCGCAGTACTCGACGCGGGCGGGCATGTCAACAAGTTCCTCGGCGACGGCACCATGACCGTCTTCGGCGCGCCGAATGCCCTCGACGATCATGCCGACGCCGCGGTGTCGGCCGCCGTCGCGATTCATCGCCGGGTGACTGATCGGTTCGGCGGCGATCTGCGGATCGGTATCGGGATCAACACCGGAAAGGTGATCGCCGGAACCATCGGTGCGGGAGGACATCTCGAGTTCGCGGTGATCGGCGACACGACAAACGTCGCGTCCCGCGTCGAGCAGCTGACCAAGAAGACAGGTGACGCCATTCTGCTCACCCGGCAAACTGTCGACGCCCTGGCCGTTCGGCCGTCCGGGCTGATCGACCGGGGATCGTACTCCGTGAAGGGCAAGTCGGCTGCGGTGCAGGTTTTCGGCCTAGATCCCACGGAGATCCGCCCCGACTGA
- the groES gene encoding co-chaperone GroES, whose translation MASVNIKPLEDKILVQANEAETTTASGLVIPDTAKEKPQEGTVVAVGPGRWDESGSKRIPLDVAEGDVVVYSKYGGTEIKYGGQEYLILSARDVLAVVAK comes from the coding sequence GTGGCGAGCGTGAACATCAAGCCACTCGAGGACAAGATCCTCGTTCAGGCCAACGAGGCCGAGACCACGACCGCTTCCGGTCTGGTCATTCCGGACACTGCCAAGGAGAAGCCGCAGGAGGGTACCGTCGTCGCCGTCGGTCCCGGCCGGTGGGACGAGAGCGGCAGCAAGCGGATCCCGCTGGACGTCGCCGAGGGCGACGTCGTCGTGTACAGCAAGTACGGCGGCACCGAGATCAAGTACGGCGGCCAGGAGTACCTGATCCTGTCCGCGCGTGACGTGCTGGCCGTCGTCGCCAAGTAG